One genomic region from Dichotomicrobium thermohalophilum encodes:
- a CDS encoding Twin-arginine translocation pathway signal: MQEPQSPRGMTRRELLASGVKAGAVLVIGTSFIAHATDSWALETKALKPETMATLVQMARDIYPHDRVSDRYYAIAVRSHDDKAAEDADYGAMIEEGVSSLNTLAKARGATSYLATGWEAERVAILREIEDSEFFQAIRGGLVVGLYNQKEIWPVFGYEGESFSKGGYLNRGFDDIDWL; the protein is encoded by the coding sequence ATGCAAGAACCGCAAAGCCCGCGGGGTATGACCCGACGGGAATTGCTTGCCTCTGGTGTGAAGGCGGGCGCCGTTCTCGTTATCGGGACGAGTTTCATTGCACACGCCACCGATAGCTGGGCGCTGGAGACAAAGGCGCTGAAGCCCGAAACGATGGCAACGCTCGTGCAGATGGCGCGGGATATTTACCCGCATGATCGCGTATCAGACAGATACTACGCCATCGCCGTCCGGTCGCACGACGACAAGGCCGCGGAGGATGCCGACTATGGCGCCATGATCGAGGAGGGCGTGAGCAGCCTGAACACGCTTGCGAAGGCGCGCGGCGCGACAAGCTATTTGGCAACGGGCTGGGAAGCAGAGCGTGTCGCCATCCTGCGTGAGATCGAGGACAGCGAATTCTTCCAGGCCATCCGCGGCGGTCTCGTCGTCGGCCTCTACAACCAGAAGGAGATCTGGCCCGTCTTCGGCTACGAGGGCGAGTCCTTCTCCAAGGGCGGTTACCTGAACCGCGGCTTCGACGACATCGACTGGCTGTAA
- a CDS encoding muconolactone Delta-isomerase family protein yields the protein MLYHLAFTVEYDSSQSQADLFKIWAEEADAALAAKDAGVVIGLWKVVGERRVFAVVEVDSPDTLDRILFDLPIMKKHGHAVDVQVKSLRRYEDFAADVKERLG from the coding sequence ATGTTGTATCATCTCGCATTCACTGTCGAATACGACAGCAGCCAGTCCCAGGCAGATCTCTTCAAGATCTGGGCCGAAGAAGCCGATGCGGCGCTGGCTGCCAAGGACGCGGGCGTCGTGATCGGACTGTGGAAGGTGGTCGGTGAGCGGCGCGTGTTCGCCGTCGTCGAGGTCGACAGCCCGGACACGCTCGACCGCATCCTCTTCGACTTGCCAATCATGAAAAAACACGGGCACGCCGTTGACGTTCAGGTGAAATCGCTTCGTCGGTACGAAGATTTTGCCGCGGACGTCAAAGAGCGTCTCGGTTAG
- a CDS encoding GMC family oxidoreductase, translating into MAAKFELSDDNVVVIIGTGAGGGTLANELAQKGVKVVALEAGGRHLPEDYINDEWASFGQLAWTDMRTTSGEWRVSRDFPNLPAWIVKAVGGSTVHWAGASLRFQDHEWRIRTEYGEIPGANVLDWPITGEEMAPYYDRAENKMGVTRTNGIPGLPGNNNYKVLEAGAKKLGYEKVHTGRMAVNSQPYDGRPPCQQLGFCFQGCKMGAKWSTAYTEIPKGEATGNLEVRENAHVLRIEHGEDGRVNGVVYADKDGNTQRQAARAVCVAGNSIESPRLLLNSETSMFPDGLANSSGQVGRNYMRHMTGSVYAIFDRPVNMYRGTTMAGIVMDEAINNPSRGFVGGYEMETLSLGVPFMAAFLNPGAWGREFTTALDAYDHMAGMWLVGEDMPQESNRVTLHPTEKDQYGMPVPNVHYTDHPNDIAMRNHAYERGKAVYEAVGAVRTMPTPPYPSTHNLGTNRMSANPRDGVVNKWGQAHDVPNLFVSDGSQFTTGAAENPTLTIVALAIRQAEAMEGMMSRGEI; encoded by the coding sequence ATGGCAGCGAAGTTTGAACTGAGTGATGACAATGTCGTCGTCATCATCGGCACGGGCGCCGGTGGCGGAACGCTGGCGAACGAGCTGGCGCAGAAAGGCGTGAAGGTCGTGGCGCTGGAAGCCGGCGGCCGGCACCTGCCCGAGGATTACATCAATGACGAATGGGCCAGCTTCGGCCAGCTCGCCTGGACGGACATGCGCACGACATCGGGCGAGTGGCGCGTCTCGCGGGATTTCCCGAACCTCCCGGCCTGGATCGTGAAGGCCGTTGGCGGCTCGACGGTGCATTGGGCAGGCGCGAGCCTGCGTTTCCAGGACCATGAGTGGCGCATCCGGACCGAGTACGGGGAAATTCCCGGTGCCAACGTGCTGGACTGGCCCATTACCGGCGAAGAGATGGCGCCCTATTATGACCGCGCCGAAAATAAGATGGGCGTGACCCGCACGAACGGTATTCCCGGCCTGCCCGGCAACAACAACTACAAGGTGCTGGAGGCCGGGGCCAAGAAGCTTGGTTACGAGAAGGTCCACACCGGCCGGATGGCCGTCAACAGTCAGCCCTATGATGGCCGCCCGCCGTGTCAGCAACTCGGGTTCTGCTTCCAGGGCTGCAAGATGGGCGCGAAGTGGTCGACCGCCTACACGGAAATCCCGAAGGGCGAGGCGACCGGCAATCTGGAGGTGCGTGAAAACGCACATGTCCTGCGCATCGAGCACGGGGAAGACGGACGCGTGAATGGTGTTGTGTACGCTGACAAGGACGGCAACACCCAGCGCCAGGCGGCGCGCGCCGTCTGCGTGGCGGGCAACTCCATCGAAAGCCCGCGGCTCCTGCTCAACTCGGAAACGAGCATGTTCCCCGACGGTCTGGCGAACAGCTCAGGCCAGGTCGGACGCAACTACATGCGCCACATGACCGGCTCGGTCTACGCGATTTTTGACAGGCCGGTAAACATGTACCGCGGCACGACAATGGCCGGCATCGTCATGGACGAGGCGATCAATAATCCGTCACGCGGGTTCGTCGGCGGCTACGAGATGGAGACCCTGTCGCTGGGCGTGCCGTTCATGGCGGCGTTCCTGAACCCCGGCGCATGGGGGCGCGAATTCACAACAGCGCTGGACGCCTACGACCATATGGCCGGCATGTGGCTGGTCGGCGAGGACATGCCGCAGGAAAGCAATCGCGTCACGCTCCATCCGACGGAGAAGGACCAGTACGGCATGCCCGTGCCGAACGTCCACTATACCGACCACCCCAACGACATCGCCATGCGCAACCATGCCTACGAGCGCGGCAAGGCGGTTTATGAAGCTGTCGGGGCGGTCCGGACAATGCCGACTCCGCCCTACCCGTCAACGCACAACCTCGGTACCAACCGCATGTCGGCGAACCCGAGGGACGGCGTCGTGAACAAATGGGGGCAGGCCCATGATGTGCCCAACCTGTTCGTCTCCGACGGCAGCCAGTTCACAACCGGCGCGGCGGAAAACCCGACGCTGACCATCGTGGCGCTTGCCATCCGGCAAGCCGAGGCGATGGAAGGGATGATGTCGCGCGGGGAAATCTAG
- a CDS encoding VOC family protein codes for MAKAIHMMIRVLDEARSTDFYEKGFGLKVADRLDFEKFTLVYLRNPENDFEVELTVNKGQTEPYDLGNGYGHLAFAVDDLEAEHERFKELGFQPRDIVEFAPGGEVIAKFFFVSDPDGYQIEVLQRGGRYQ; via the coding sequence ATGGCGAAAGCTATTCACATGATGATCCGCGTGCTCGACGAAGCACGCTCGACAGACTTTTACGAGAAGGGCTTCGGCCTCAAGGTGGCTGATCGGCTCGACTTCGAGAAGTTCACGCTCGTCTATCTCCGAAATCCCGAAAATGATTTCGAGGTCGAACTCACGGTCAACAAGGGCCAGACCGAGCCGTACGACCTCGGCAACGGATACGGCCATCTTGCCTTTGCCGTGGATGACCTCGAAGCCGAACACGAACGCTTCAAGGAACTCGGTTTCCAGCCGCGGGACATCGTCGAGTTCGCGCCGGGCGGCGAAGTCATCGCCAAGTTTTTCTTCGTCTCGGACCCGGACGGGTACCAGATCGAAGTTCTGCAGCGCGGCGGTCGTTACCAATAA